The following proteins are encoded in a genomic region of Reichenbachiella sp.:
- a CDS encoding ATP-binding protein, which translates to MKKLVIHILIAILCSGYGFIDQSDSLLIKLKQSTSDTNKVKLLAKLGFEYAFIHLDSSRQFSEQAIHLADEINFSRGKADALNNLAISYDIEGNHEVAITYFLMALDIYQSLKAEDGMARIYNNCGMVYQSLGDTANSLDFHKRSLQIEKELGDSLGIAYSMTQVAALHLQMKDYERSLPLYLSALSILQSQNDIQGLAYAHWGLGELYMETGEYKLAHTHAKEAFSYFENEENKKGMSETSLIVGKTYLNENQIIQAEEYLLKAFALSQDLGTQNVTLECLLSLTELYKALSNYEAALSYHEDYSRLEGQIRKSEMTSNIKEIESNYNFERQQQEIALLNKENAYQTIIRNIAIGVLLVIACLLLLLYWAYMSKARTMEVLADKNEEIMRKNEIIEKEKQNALIAAKAKADFLSVMSHEIRTPMNVVIGSIHLLLEDKPKPHQIETLNMLKFSAENLLTLLNDILDLNKLESGKLALESTSFDINMLVRGIRDGFGEAAKKKGIELKLDIDKDVPHQLVGDPGRLSQVLNNLLSNSVKFTETGMVKLSIQTIKKDSKKIKLKFTVEDTGIGIEPEKQRIIFDKFIQVDSETTRKHSGTGLGLSITKHILKLFGSEIKLKSKPGKGSKFSFKLKFATELVSEKDYS; encoded by the coding sequence ATGAAGAAACTGGTGATTCATATCCTCATTGCTATACTATGCTCAGGATATGGGTTCATAGATCAGTCCGATTCATTATTAATTAAACTCAAACAGAGCACATCAGATACGAACAAGGTCAAATTACTTGCCAAATTAGGGTTCGAGTACGCTTTCATTCATCTTGATTCCTCCAGACAATTTTCTGAGCAAGCCATCCATCTCGCAGATGAGATCAATTTCAGCAGAGGCAAAGCAGATGCACTGAATAACCTTGCTATTTCCTATGATATAGAAGGTAATCACGAAGTGGCCATCACCTACTTCTTGATGGCGCTGGATATTTACCAATCTTTGAAAGCCGAAGATGGCATGGCCAGAATATATAACAACTGTGGTATGGTCTATCAGAGTCTGGGAGACACAGCCAACTCGCTTGATTTTCACAAACGATCACTTCAAATTGAAAAGGAACTGGGAGACTCTTTGGGTATTGCCTACTCCATGACTCAGGTGGCCGCCTTGCACCTGCAGATGAAGGATTATGAGCGATCTCTTCCGCTCTATTTATCAGCATTGAGCATACTTCAATCTCAAAATGACATCCAAGGCTTAGCTTATGCCCATTGGGGTTTGGGTGAATTGTATATGGAAACGGGCGAATACAAATTAGCCCATACACATGCGAAAGAAGCCTTTTCTTATTTTGAAAATGAAGAAAATAAGAAAGGCATGTCTGAAACTTCATTGATTGTGGGTAAAACCTATTTAAATGAAAATCAAATCATTCAAGCTGAAGAATACCTGCTCAAAGCATTTGCTCTCAGTCAAGACCTCGGCACTCAAAATGTAACCTTAGAATGCCTGCTGAGCCTCACCGAATTGTACAAGGCCTTAAGCAACTATGAAGCAGCTCTTAGTTATCACGAAGATTACTCCAGATTGGAAGGTCAAATTCGAAAAAGTGAAATGACGAGCAACATCAAAGAAATAGAGTCCAACTACAATTTTGAACGACAGCAGCAGGAAATAGCCTTGTTGAATAAGGAAAACGCCTATCAAACCATCATAAGAAACATAGCCATAGGTGTATTGCTTGTGATCGCATGTCTACTTTTATTGTTGTATTGGGCGTATATGTCTAAAGCCAGAACGATGGAAGTTTTGGCCGATAAAAACGAGGAAATCATGCGTAAGAATGAGATCATCGAAAAAGAGAAACAAAACGCATTGATTGCGGCAAAGGCCAAAGCTGACTTTTTATCGGTGATGAGCCACGAAATTCGGACCCCCATGAATGTGGTCATTGGCTCCATTCATTTATTGCTGGAAGACAAGCCCAAACCACATCAGATTGAGACGCTCAACATGCTCAAGTTTTCTGCAGAAAACTTACTCACACTACTCAACGACATCCTTGATTTGAATAAACTGGAATCGGGAAAATTAGCATTGGAATCAACTTCATTTGATATCAACATGCTCGTCAGAGGTATTCGTGATGGGTTTGGTGAAGCCGCTAAGAAAAAAGGCATTGAACTGAAACTGGATATAGATAAGGATGTTCCACATCAACTGGTAGGCGATCCCGGCAGGCTGTCTCAGGTGCTGAACAACCTATTGAGCAATAGCGTCAAATTTACCGAAACAGGAATGGTCAAATTGAGTATTCAGACCATCAAAAAAGACAGTAAAAAAATCAAACTGAAATTTACAGTAGAAGACACAGGCATAGGAATAGAGCCAGAAAAACAACGAATAATATTCGACAAATTCATTCAAGTCGATTCTGAGACTACCCGTAAACATAGCGGCACTGGACTTGGTCTATCAATAACCAAACACATATTGAAGCTTTTCGGAAGTGAAATCAAATTGAAAAGTAAGCCGGGTAAAGGATCCAAATTCTCTTTCAAATTGAAATTCGCCACAGAACTCGTCTCTGAAAAAGACTACTCCTGA
- a CDS encoding SDR family oxidoreductase — protein MKNILIIGGTSGIGLAASRLLADSGHTIFSTYNSNEKLDSIENVSRFRLNVLEDELDFSWLPDQLDGLVYCPGAVNVGPFNRLSPQSFREDFELQVIGAIKVIQAVLARLQKSDHSSIVLFSSVAASLGFNFHSQVSTSKSALEGLAVSLAAEFAPKIRVNVIAPSITHTPLTEKFLNSAEKVRNNEKRHPLQTIGQAEDIAKSVGFLLSDDSSWVTGQVLSVDGGLSKIKL, from the coding sequence ATGAAAAATATTTTGATCATCGGTGGAACTTCAGGAATCGGTTTGGCGGCGAGTCGGCTACTGGCAGATTCTGGCCACACTATTTTCAGTACATATAACAGCAACGAGAAGCTGGATTCTATTGAGAATGTATCCAGGTTTAGGTTGAATGTGTTGGAAGATGAATTGGATTTTTCTTGGTTACCAGATCAGTTGGATGGCTTGGTCTATTGTCCTGGTGCTGTCAATGTAGGCCCGTTCAACCGTCTTTCTCCTCAGAGCTTTCGAGAGGATTTCGAATTGCAAGTCATTGGAGCAATAAAAGTGATTCAAGCAGTTTTAGCACGTTTACAAAAATCTGATCATTCAAGCATTGTATTGTTTTCGAGTGTAGCAGCATCTTTGGGATTCAATTTTCATAGTCAGGTATCCACATCAAAGTCAGCATTGGAAGGCTTGGCTGTTTCCTTGGCTGCTGAATTTGCACCGAAAATCCGCGTGAATGTCATTGCTCCTTCCATCACCCATACGCCTTTGACTGAAAAGTTTTTGAATTCGGCAGAGAAAGTTAGAAATAATGAAAAACGGCATCCACTTCAAACTATCGGACAGGCTGAAGATATAGCGAAAAGTGTCGGTTTTCTGCTTTCAGATGACAGTAGTTGGGTGACTGGGCAGGTTTTGTCTGTAGATGGCGGATTGTCAAAAATTAAATTATAA
- a CDS encoding Lacal_2735 family protein, with translation MFGFFKSKKEKLEEKYAQLLNESHRLSIINRSRSDQKYAEAQKVLFTIENLDKDQ, from the coding sequence ATGTTTGGATTTTTTAAGAGTAAAAAAGAGAAATTAGAAGAGAAATATGCGCAGTTGCTGAACGAGTCGCATAGGCTTTCGATTATTAATCGATCAAGAAGTGATCAAAAATATGCAGAAGCACAAAAAGTGCTTTTTACTATTGAAAATTTAGACAAAGATCAATGA
- a CDS encoding deoxyribodipyrimidine photo-lyase: MKKSLVLFSNDLRLSDHPVLDYVTAQGKDYVPVYLDYNDSFYSCEFFEINLTKRKFISSGIEYLKRKLYLVDKELIIINQDHRQALVDVLVSHGCKQILISRNTTSPLNNLLESMELMLLKNNIFIHYFDSNYLIDLQDLSFPIRNLPYSFNEFCTKIKGVKLRSAETDPLVPEGVLEILDDVKKESVPVLHPYKTRLNNHFSKFLPYLSSGVVSPAELIEAVKHQASISTVFDAKALKILTKQLVNLDFIRASIRNLMPVTFDEVDLSSNQVAQVENWIEGNTDNDMINAIMHKLKETSVISLTSKKLTMLYYLKVLNLPAYFGYEYFQSQLLEFDSSLNMYLWKQYDAAQLDHEDLIEEIATRKKQLDPEHSFVEFWA; the protein is encoded by the coding sequence ATGAAAAAGTCACTTGTATTATTCAGTAATGATCTAAGGTTGAGTGATCATCCTGTTTTAGATTATGTAACCGCACAAGGCAAAGACTACGTTCCGGTGTATTTGGATTACAACGATTCATTTTATTCCTGCGAGTTTTTTGAAATCAACTTAACCAAAAGAAAATTTATCTCGAGTGGCATTGAATACTTAAAGAGAAAACTCTATTTGGTGGATAAAGAGTTAATCATTATCAATCAAGATCATAGGCAGGCTTTGGTGGATGTATTGGTAAGTCACGGATGTAAGCAAATTCTTATATCTCGAAATACAACATCTCCATTAAATAATCTACTAGAGTCAATGGAATTGATGCTGTTAAAGAATAACATATTCATCCATTATTTTGATTCAAACTATTTGATTGATCTTCAGGATTTAAGCTTCCCTATTCGAAACTTGCCATATAGTTTTAATGAGTTTTGTACTAAAATCAAGGGTGTGAAGTTACGGTCAGCCGAAACAGACCCCCTGGTTCCAGAAGGCGTTTTGGAAATTTTGGATGATGTGAAAAAGGAGTCTGTTCCTGTATTACATCCTTATAAAACCAGATTGAATAATCACTTCTCTAAGTTTCTACCTTATTTATCGAGTGGGGTAGTTTCACCTGCTGAACTCATAGAAGCAGTAAAGCATCAAGCCTCAATAAGTACTGTTTTCGATGCAAAAGCCCTTAAGATTCTAACCAAGCAGCTGGTCAATTTGGATTTTATCAGGGCTAGTATTCGAAACCTTATGCCTGTTACATTTGATGAAGTTGATTTATCATCTAATCAAGTGGCTCAAGTTGAAAATTGGATAGAAGGAAATACAGACAATGACATGATTAATGCCATCATGCATAAGCTTAAAGAAACTTCTGTGATATCATTGACTTCTAAAAAATTAACCATGCTCTATTATCTGAAAGTGTTAAATCTTCCAGCATATTTTGGTTACGAGTATTTTCAATCTCAATTATTAGAATTTGATAGTAGCTTAAATATGTATCTGTGGAAACAATACGATGCTGCTCAATTAGATCACGAAGATTTAATAGAAGAAATTGCTACTCGAAAAAAGCAATTAGATCCAGAGCATTCCTTTGTTGAATTCTGGGCTTAG
- a CDS encoding DUF2200 domain-containing protein, with protein MTKHRIYTMSFAGVYPHYVTKAEKKGRTKAEVDEIIYWLTGYDQEGLEKVLESKTNFETFFAEAPKLHPNRKLIKGVVCGIRVEDIEEPLMQEVRYLDKLIDELARGKKMEKILRV; from the coding sequence ATGACCAAACACCGCATCTATACTATGAGCTTTGCTGGAGTCTATCCGCACTATGTGACCAAAGCAGAAAAAAAAGGGCGTACAAAAGCAGAAGTAGATGAAATTATCTACTGGCTAACCGGATATGATCAGGAGGGCCTGGAAAAGGTGCTCGAGAGTAAAACGAATTTCGAAACTTTCTTCGCCGAAGCTCCAAAGCTCCATCCCAATAGAAAACTAATCAAAGGGGTAGTCTGCGGTATCCGAGTAGAAGACATCGAAGAGCCGCTCATGCAAGAAGTCCGCTACCTCGACAAACTCATCGATGAATTGGCCAGAGGCAAGAAGATGGAGAAGATTTTGAGGGTATAA
- a CDS encoding PAS domain S-box protein — protein sequence MAKQVNAISEEVGYLDSLAWNFRKIYPDSTLYFTRLIIQKLSETADSNRIAKYYNYLGIAYHYKGDGLASFDYYEKARQYAQSHKDTIQLGHSMNNLGRFFSNQGDYTRAIDYGKQALEIFESLNDQDGIAYGLKRLSEMYSAQGYYREALVATKRGLDIRIKYFDKKSQANAHVDLAQIYATLDSMDQAFSHYDLAKQKALESQDVTTTVNTYRGLSALYIRAGQYQKAVDQAWLSKEEAMKYANQDLINRALLQYGKALFYNDMYKDAEEQLKEFISRSQHSNLLEFQKEAYFYLAEIHADQGEGMEAYAYQRKYIDIGNQLNNSEAIRALDSLLYVVQLERQNQENRVLKINEEKNEVLIAAQKVQSYALMAVLTLMLIFLFSFWRTSKRRKQLNEELKEKNQGIKSLNEDLVEQISKSKALENELIISNEKTQSILNSSLVSTIAIDLDGIITDFSKGAEILLGYKAEEVVGKETPAIIHDRQEVIRRGKELSKELGRKIEGIDVFIEKASRGGFETREWTYIRKDGSKFPVQLTVSGLRGSENTLNGYIGVATDITRLKEVEQSLREANINNAHYKNIFENVEDIIYELDHQARYLYVNPPTLALSGYSNEELLGKKYLNLVYEEDNDAVKRFYARQENERTDVTRYEFRIKSKSDPIWIRQTTKMFFDENGMYRVLAVAQNISEIKNLQDQLRHQAELFELVSENSKDLIGLHHLDGSFEYISPSVKSALGYDQEELIGKNPEVFIHKDDLDELKKGAYKMARAGKSISNLEYRFRKKSGDYLWFEAHASPILNDNKEVISFQTSSRNVTSKKEEEAKVKRYQMGLQLINDLASETSLNYDQLLEKGIEVVCQYLDLPIGIISKIEGDNYTVKHFYAPSEAGLKKGQVFKFKETYCNITYQNDGVTYISDMSRSKYKTHPCYEQFKLESYIGNHIQVNNEKYGTVNFSAPDKRRQNFDSLDEDFILLFANWVESVISRQRITSNLINEKEKAEKASQAKVEFLSVMSHEIRTPLNGIIGLTNLLLNENPRADQIKNLNLLKFSGDNLLVIINDVLDYNKIEAGKITLEKTDFNLFSLMSSIHQTNLLKTKEKGFDLILDYDKQLPKVFQGDPVRIGQVINNLVSNAIKFTQKGHVKLAARFIKSRKKEVDLNISISDTGKGIAKENFEKIFERFSQEEESTTRNYGGTGLGLSITNKLLSLMDSQIVLTSQLGEGSTFSFNINLPIGDEKQTKQIDSTNNELRNLEAFNIKVLVADDNDLNFMIAQKYLAQWGVVAEQAPDGLIAVEKALNNHYDLVLMDLQMPNLDGYDAAKKIKSKKKSLPVLALTASVLEEVRIKAKKVGMDDFITKPVTPQELFSKLVEHIALDLESQDAIPLAPLENKTPKNIRDAFEQISLGDKIFKSKLMQLSADSMNEFQNEFVEAYKSMDVKRAETIVHKMQVTFSTMQVDEFKQMVDQGVDLISSGEASSKSAFLKKIEKECQSILKELQEAQES from the coding sequence ATGGCTAAGCAAGTCAATGCCATCTCTGAGGAAGTTGGATATTTGGACAGCTTGGCATGGAATTTCAGGAAGATTTATCCTGATAGCACCCTCTATTTTACTCGATTGATTATTCAAAAGTTGTCAGAAACTGCTGATAGCAATCGAATTGCGAAGTATTACAATTATTTAGGTATTGCCTACCATTACAAAGGAGACGGTCTGGCTTCTTTCGATTATTACGAAAAGGCAAGACAGTATGCCCAGAGTCATAAGGATACGATTCAACTTGGTCATTCAATGAACAATTTAGGCCGATTTTTTTCCAATCAGGGCGATTATACTAGAGCCATAGACTATGGCAAACAAGCATTGGAAATTTTCGAGTCTCTCAACGATCAAGACGGCATCGCATATGGATTAAAAAGGCTCAGCGAAATGTATTCTGCTCAAGGATATTATCGAGAGGCTCTTGTGGCGACAAAGCGAGGGTTGGATATTCGTATTAAATATTTTGATAAAAAATCTCAAGCAAATGCGCACGTAGACCTGGCGCAAATCTATGCTACCCTAGATAGCATGGATCAAGCTTTTAGTCATTATGATTTAGCTAAGCAAAAAGCACTGGAGTCTCAAGATGTTACAACTACAGTAAATACGTATAGAGGGCTTTCAGCTTTGTATATCAGAGCTGGACAATACCAGAAGGCGGTCGATCAAGCATGGCTTTCAAAGGAAGAAGCGATGAAATATGCAAATCAAGACTTGATCAATCGTGCCTTGTTACAGTATGGTAAAGCGCTTTTTTATAATGATATGTATAAGGACGCGGAAGAGCAATTGAAGGAGTTTATTTCCCGTTCACAACATTCAAATCTATTAGAATTTCAAAAGGAGGCCTATTTCTACTTGGCTGAAATTCACGCGGATCAAGGCGAAGGTATGGAGGCGTATGCTTACCAGCGGAAATACATAGACATTGGCAATCAATTAAATAATTCTGAAGCAATTAGAGCCTTAGATAGCCTGTTGTATGTCGTTCAATTAGAAAGACAAAATCAGGAGAATAGAGTACTAAAGATAAATGAGGAGAAAAACGAAGTGTTGATTGCTGCTCAAAAAGTGCAATCGTATGCTCTTATGGCGGTTCTTACTTTGATGCTGATTTTTCTGTTTTCCTTTTGGAGAACCTCGAAAAGGCGTAAACAACTCAATGAAGAGCTGAAAGAAAAGAACCAAGGGATAAAGTCATTGAACGAAGATCTGGTTGAGCAGATTTCCAAAAGCAAAGCCCTGGAAAACGAGCTGATCATTTCTAATGAAAAGACTCAATCTATTTTAAATTCTAGTTTAGTTTCTACAATCGCTATAGATCTGGATGGCATCATCACCGATTTTAGTAAAGGTGCTGAGATTTTACTTGGATATAAGGCAGAAGAGGTCGTTGGGAAAGAAACACCAGCTATCATTCACGATAGGCAAGAAGTAATTCGAAGAGGAAAGGAATTGTCCAAAGAGTTAGGGAGGAAAATAGAAGGAATTGATGTCTTCATTGAAAAAGCGTCAAGAGGTGGATTTGAAACCCGAGAATGGACTTATATAAGAAAGGATGGATCGAAATTTCCGGTACAATTAACAGTCAGTGGCTTAAGAGGTAGTGAAAACACACTTAATGGATATATCGGTGTGGCTACAGATATTACCAGACTCAAGGAAGTAGAACAGTCACTTCGAGAGGCGAATATAAACAACGCTCATTACAAGAATATTTTCGAAAATGTAGAAGATATTATTTACGAACTCGATCATCAGGCAAGGTATCTATATGTCAATCCCCCTACTTTGGCGCTTTCTGGATATAGCAATGAAGAACTACTTGGAAAGAAATATCTGAATCTAGTGTATGAAGAAGATAATGATGCTGTAAAGCGTTTTTATGCTCGGCAAGAGAATGAAAGGACGGATGTCACCAGATATGAATTTAGAATAAAGTCAAAATCTGATCCCATTTGGATAAGGCAAACTACCAAGATGTTTTTTGATGAGAATGGAATGTATCGAGTGTTAGCGGTAGCACAAAACATATCAGAGATTAAAAATCTACAGGATCAATTGAGACATCAGGCTGAATTGTTTGAGCTAGTATCAGAAAACTCGAAAGATTTGATTGGTCTTCATCATTTGGACGGGTCATTCGAGTACATTTCTCCTTCCGTAAAGTCTGCGCTGGGCTATGATCAAGAAGAATTGATTGGGAAAAACCCAGAAGTGTTTATCCACAAAGACGATTTGGATGAATTGAAAAAAGGTGCCTATAAAATGGCTCGAGCTGGAAAATCTATTTCAAATTTAGAATATCGATTCCGAAAAAAGAGTGGTGATTATTTATGGTTTGAGGCGCATGCTTCTCCCATTCTAAACGACAACAAAGAGGTGATTTCTTTTCAGACCTCTTCTCGTAATGTTACATCTAAAAAGGAAGAAGAAGCTAAGGTAAAAAGATATCAGATGGGTCTCCAATTGATCAATGATTTGGCCTCTGAGACAAGTTTGAATTATGATCAATTACTAGAAAAAGGAATCGAAGTAGTTTGCCAATATTTGGACTTGCCTATAGGAATTATAAGCAAGATCGAAGGGGATAATTATACGGTAAAACATTTTTATGCTCCATCAGAAGCTGGTCTTAAGAAAGGACAAGTTTTCAAATTCAAAGAGACCTATTGCAATATCACCTATCAAAATGATGGCGTAACGTACATTTCAGATATGAGTAGGTCCAAGTACAAAACGCACCCATGTTATGAGCAATTCAAACTTGAATCCTATATTGGAAACCATATTCAGGTAAACAATGAGAAATATGGGACTGTTAATTTTTCGGCCCCAGACAAAAGAAGACAAAATTTCGATTCTCTAGATGAGGATTTTATTTTACTTTTTGCCAATTGGGTAGAGTCGGTAATATCTCGCCAAAGGATTACCAGTAATTTGATCAATGAGAAAGAGAAGGCAGAAAAAGCATCACAAGCCAAGGTCGAATTCTTATCCGTGATGAGTCACGAAATTCGAACACCTCTTAATGGCATAATTGGACTGACCAATTTGCTTTTGAACGAAAACCCACGAGCGGATCAGATTAAAAATCTGAACCTTTTAAAATTTTCAGGAGACAATTTATTGGTTATCATCAATGACGTGCTCGATTACAATAAAATTGAGGCTGGAAAAATAACCCTTGAAAAAACAGATTTTAATTTGTTTAGCCTGATGTCGAGTATCCATCAAACAAATCTGCTGAAGACAAAGGAGAAAGGTTTCGATCTAATATTAGACTATGACAAACAACTACCAAAAGTTTTTCAAGGAGATCCAGTGCGAATTGGTCAGGTAATCAATAACCTGGTTTCTAATGCTATCAAATTTACACAAAAGGGTCATGTCAAGCTTGCTGCCAGATTCATCAAATCCCGAAAGAAAGAAGTCGACCTGAATATCAGCATATCAGATACCGGAAAGGGAATAGCAAAAGAAAATTTCGAAAAGATATTTGAAAGGTTTTCTCAAGAGGAGGAAAGCACCACCCGAAACTATGGAGGTACAGGTCTGGGACTTTCTATCACTAATAAGCTATTAAGTTTAATGGATAGCCAAATAGTGCTTACCAGTCAATTAGGGGAAGGATCTACTTTTTCTTTCAACATCAACCTGCCTATAGGGGACGAAAAACAAACGAAGCAAATTGACTCTACTAATAATGAGCTTAGAAATTTGGAAGCCTTTAATATAAAGGTGCTCGTCGCTGATGATAATGATCTAAATTTTATGATTGCTCAAAAATATCTGGCACAATGGGGTGTGGTAGCCGAGCAGGCGCCGGATGGATTGATTGCTGTGGAGAAGGCTTTGAACAATCACTACGATCTAGTGCTCATGGATTTACAGATGCCAAATTTAGACGGATACGATGCAGCTAAAAAGATCAAATCCAAAAAGAAATCTTTACCTGTTCTTGCTTTGACAGCATCTGTACTGGAAGAGGTCCGAATAAAAGCCAAAAAAGTGGGAATGGATGATTTTATAACCAAACCAGTTACTCCGCAGGAGTTGTTCTCAAAGTTAGTCGAGCACATTGCATTAGACTTGGAATCTCAAGATGCAATTCCACTTGCGCCTTTAGAAAATAAGACCCCCAAGAATATTAGAGATGCATTTGAGCAAATCTCTCTAGGAGACAAGATTTTTAAGAGTAAGTTGATGCAGTTGTCAGCAGATAGCATGAATGAGTTTCAGAATGAGTTTGTTGAAGCATACAAATCTATGGATGTAAAAAGGGCAGAAACCATAGTCCATAAAATGCAGGTCACCTTTTCAACTATGCAAGTAGATGAATTCAAGCAGATGGTTGATCAGGGAGTTGACCTAATCTCATCAGGAGAGGCGAGTAGCAAAAGTGCGTTTCTCAAGAAGATTGAAAAAGAGTGCCAATCAATTTTAAAGGAGCTCCAAGAAGCGCAAGAATCGTAA
- a CDS encoding GIN domain-containing protein: MKNTIVLFAFLIASCSTPLFAQQEVERALGEFKAVSVDYGIQAELLKGTSNKVVLVINGTKENNVTSEMVDGELLLTFKNTKKLEGVSVSAEIYTASAIEGITVSNKSSLSVKDVPAASSLKLVATTGAKLDMTAKTQSAIVSVGRSAKVQLAMEATKLDVTTSGKGKLEITGKAETLKVNSNTSGVYKGYGLQCKTLTAQAHGNGRAEVSVSDLIVANVVSGGKVIYKGDPKLKVNATSSGTVEKAEQ, translated from the coding sequence ATGAAAAACACCATCGTATTATTCGCATTTCTTATCGCTTCCTGCAGCACCCCACTATTTGCTCAACAGGAAGTAGAGAGAGCATTAGGAGAATTTAAAGCCGTGTCCGTAGACTATGGTATCCAGGCAGAGTTGCTCAAGGGTACTTCCAATAAAGTGGTCCTGGTCATTAATGGAACTAAGGAGAATAATGTCACCTCTGAGATGGTAGACGGCGAGCTGCTTTTGACATTTAAAAACACCAAGAAGCTAGAAGGGGTATCTGTTAGCGCCGAAATATATACTGCGAGTGCTATAGAAGGAATTACCGTCAGCAATAAGTCCTCTCTCAGTGTGAAGGATGTACCAGCGGCCAGTAGTTTGAAATTAGTAGCAACGACAGGTGCTAAGCTAGATATGACCGCTAAAACCCAATCGGCAATCGTGTCCGTAGGTAGATCAGCAAAAGTACAACTGGCCATGGAAGCGACTAAATTAGACGTCACCACCTCCGGAAAAGGAAAACTAGAGATTACGGGTAAAGCAGAAACGCTAAAAGTAAATTCGAATACATCGGGCGTGTACAAAGGCTACGGTCTACAATGCAAAACCCTAACAGCGCAAGCGCATGGCAATGGCCGCGCCGAGGTTTCTGTTTCTGATTTGATAGTAGCCAATGTTGTAAGTGGTGGAAAAGTGATTTATAAGGGAGATCCGAAGCTGAAAGTAAATGCCACCAGCTCTGGCACCGTCGAAAAAGCGGAGCAATGA
- the can gene encoding carbonate dehydratase, producing MKASYEKLIKGNEQWVKEKLSLDPNYFSNLAKGQKPEFLWIGCSDSRVPANEITKTESGEVFVHRNIANQVIHTDINMLSVLQYAVEYLHVKHVIVCGHYGCGGVKAAMDHSYVGLVGRWLAHLKDIYQNNKHILDEIPDANERENRMVELNVIEQVHNLAKTSFIQKAWKNRELEIHGWVYSLHNGKIKDLNCKYESIDQLEPIYRFSGLD from the coding sequence ATGAAAGCCTCGTATGAAAAATTGATCAAAGGAAATGAACAATGGGTGAAAGAAAAACTATCCCTGGACCCTAATTATTTTTCCAACCTGGCTAAAGGTCAAAAGCCTGAATTCTTATGGATTGGATGTTCGGACAGCCGAGTGCCCGCCAATGAAATCACCAAGACCGAATCTGGTGAAGTCTTTGTGCATCGAAACATTGCCAATCAGGTAATACACACTGACATCAATATGCTCAGCGTGTTGCAATATGCAGTTGAGTACCTCCACGTCAAGCACGTAATCGTGTGTGGACATTATGGATGTGGTGGAGTGAAAGCAGCTATGGATCATTCTTACGTGGGCTTAGTAGGCCGTTGGCTGGCTCACCTGAAGGACATCTATCAGAACAACAAGCATATACTGGATGAAATACCGGATGCAAACGAGCGTGAAAATAGGATGGTAGAACTCAACGTCATTGAGCAAGTTCATAATCTGGCAAAAACATCCTTTATTCAAAAAGCATGGAAAAACAGAGAGCTCGAAATCCATGGCTGGGTATATTCTTTGCACAACGGTAAGATTAAGGATCTGAATTGCAAATATGAAAGTATCGATCAGCTAGAACCCATCTATCGATTTTCCGGGTTGGATTAG